The following nucleotide sequence is from Corynebacterium hindlerae.
CGTCATACTGGTCAATACTGATGAGCCCCTTCTGAACTTGCAGATGCCACCAGTTCATGGGCATTCCTGCATGCCCATGGGCGATGCCTAGGATCCCGCTGTCATCGTAGGCGACGACAGCGCGAAACCCTGCGCTAGCGCTCAATCGACGCCATGAGTTGATCCACTGGTCACGCAGATCCGGCGCATAATCCATCGCTGCCATGTAGAGATCCACCAGCTCGGGGACGTGGCGGACGAACTCAATGCGACTGAGCATTCGGATAGTAATGGGCACCCTTCTATCGAAGCATGTCTGTGGTTGTGGTGTGTGAAAAACAAATTCTTACCCCTGCTAAAAATGTTTTAACCAGCAAAAACATCCCCAAATTAGAAAATATGTGCTAAAATATGGCTAGGTTGTCCGGGTCGACTTTTAAGGTGTGGTTACAGCAAGGAAATGTGAGGAGGAGCGGCAAATGTCAACCATCGTTTCAGCAACAACAAGGTCCATCGGGCGCGGTCAAGGTAAGCGAGCGAAGTTCATTGGTCGCTCATCTGTCCTGCTTCGGGAGGCAATGCAGCACTACCGCGACGCAAACTATGCTGACGCGTTGGAGTGCGCCTACCAGGCTGCCCTCCGAGCTGCAGGTGCGTACATTGCAAGCTCGCCAGTAGCAACCCGTAGGCGTCGCCCCACTGGCGCATGGAAACAGCTGGCGCTTGTGGACTCCACTGGCAAGCAGTGGGCAGATGTTTTCTCTACCTATTCACGGATGCGCTCGCGCGTCATGACGGGGCTGGATAGTGAAGTGTCCGCTACCGTGGTGAAGGAGCTCTTGATGCGGGTTGAAGAGTTTTTGGATGTCGTCGAAAGTGCTGATCAGGGAGGAGCCCTCGCAGCGTAGTGCAGTTTGTAGCTACTTTTTCGCTCGCCGGGAACTTTCCCGATATTCTGGACGTTAAAGTCTATGTATCGGCAAAAGGCCCGATGGGTAGCTTGCACTATCGAAGGAGGAAACGGTGTCGCTCTCTGAACAGGAACTGCGTGCACTGCGTGAGATCGAACAGTCCTTGATGGCTGACGATCCAAAATTTAGCGCCTCGGTTTCGGGCGCCGGCGTGGACGGCCGATTCTCCTTTTCCCTACAAGGAGTGGCGCTCTTTGTACTTGGGCTTGTGCTCCTCATTGGTGGTGTAGCTCTCAGTCAGGAAACGCTCTGGTTCGTCGCCCTGAGTGTGGTCGGATTCCTGCTCATGCTCGGCTCGGGCATCTGGATGCTCCGCTCTAACGACTCCGGCATTTCGCTGTCCTCTCCATCGCGCCCCAAGAAGGCGAAGGGCTCCGGATCTGGCTCGGGATTTACCGGCCGGATGGACGAGCGCTTCCGTTCCCGCTTCGACGACGGGCGCTAACCCTCCTATAACCTCCATAAACCCCTTCCGGTAATGGTCGGAAGGGGTTTTTCTTACCAGGGTTGCCCCTCTTGGTTCGTGTTGACGAATACGCGCGTGGGGGAAGCATCTCAGGCGTGTCTAGGAGCCAGTCAGTGTTTGCGTTCGTAGCACTGTCGTGAGGGGTCGTGGCTGCGTTTTGCAGTGAACGCTTCAGTGAATCATCGCGGTTTTTGTGCTTGTGCTGATATTGGATTGACGATGTTCGCAGGTCATGGTAGTGAAAATGGGTGGCATCGGGGGATTATCGTCAATCTAACATCGTCAAAACACCGAGCCTGGGAGCCTTGGGGGCGTGCCAGTATGGTTTGCGTGAAAGGCTCCACTGTCTCGTGGGAAGTGGTCTTCCTATCATTGGCGCCCGGCGGCGACAGTACGTGTAGATCTTGAAAGTTGTCTGGGGGTGGGGGCGCCTACGGGTTATCGCGGTTTTTGTGCTTGTGCTGATATTGAATTGACGATGTTCGCAGGTCGCGGTAGTGAAAATGGGTGGTATCGGGGAATCATCGTCAATCTAACATCGTCAAAACACCGAGCCTGGGAACTTTGGGGGCGTGGAACCCGTGGGGCCTGGGAATCCTGGAAGCCAATGTCTAAGGCTGTTGAAACCGCGGTTAGCTCGTAATTTGAGTGACTCGTCCTGGTTTTTGGGGAGGTGGTGAGAAAAGTTCCCCACTTTGCCCCACTCAACCTCATTGTGGCAGATTTTCGGTGCTTCTCTTGGGGTTTCGCTGATACTTTCCCCACAGCAACACTGAAACTATTGAGGCAAATGTTGCTAGAGGGATTAAAGTGAAAATTGTCGCAACAAGTTGTAAAATTTGTTTCTGAGAAATAAAAAGCCTCTACCTGCATTTATTGCTAAGTGTGGGGCGTAAGTGGGGTGTTGGGGGTTGTTAGTGGGGGAAAGTGGGGTATTGTGGGTGTCGGTAGTTGGGATTGGTGACTCTTCGTTCGCGGAGGGGAACAAAACCCCAAAGACCTCGAGAAAGTTGCATCTCCCAATCGCCAACTAAGGAAGGTAGGTCCGGGAATGTTCCTTGGTACCTACACGCCGAAGTTGGATGACAAGGGGCGATTGACGCTTCCAGCGAAGTTCCGCGAGGAGCTGGCTGGTGGTCTCATGGTGACCAAAGGGCAGGATCACAGTTTGGCGATCTACCCCAAGGCGGAGTTTGAGGAACGTGCTCGCAAAGCGGCGCGGGTTTCGCGAACTAACCCTGAGGCTCGCGCGTTTATTCGTAACTTGGCTGCTAGTGCTGACGAGCAACGTCCTGATGGTCAGGGGCGTATCACGCTCTCGGCGCCGCATCGGACGTATGCGGGGCTCACCAAGGAGTGCGTGGTGATTGGGTCGGTTGACTTTCTTGAGATCTGGGATGCCCAAGCATGGGCTGATTACCAGGCGGAAACTGAAGATTCGTTCTCTTCCGCAGAGGGCGACATCTTGGGGGGACTGCTGTAGTACTCGCGGGTGCGTGTAAGGACTCTGCTTGGGGGTTGATCTGCTCTGGTGTACTTCCCCGACATCAGAGCGATCCCTCCAGGTAGGGCCCTATACGTACCAGCGGACGGTCGATAACGAGAAGCAGTAGGAGGTGTAACAATTCATGGAAAGCTTTGAGATCAAAGACAATCACGGCCATGTGCCAGTGATGCGCGATAGGATGGCCGAATTGTTGCGCCCGGGCGTCGAAAAGCTTGCTGCTCACGCCGTGCTTATCGACGGCACATTAGGTGCCGGAGGCCACACCGAGCATTTTC
It contains:
- a CDS encoding SAV_6107 family HEPN domain-containing protein; the encoded protein is MSTIVSATTRSIGRGQGKRAKFIGRSSVLLREAMQHYRDANYADALECAYQAALRAAGAYIASSPVATRRRRPTGAWKQLALVDSTGKQWADVFSTYSRMRSRVMTGLDSEVSATVVKELLMRVEEFLDVVESADQGGALAA
- a CDS encoding DUF3040 domain-containing protein, translated to MSLSEQELRALREIEQSLMADDPKFSASVSGAGVDGRFSFSLQGVALFVLGLVLLIGGVALSQETLWFVALSVVGFLLMLGSGIWMLRSNDSGISLSSPSRPKKAKGSGSGSGFTGRMDERFRSRFDDGR
- the mraZ gene encoding division/cell wall cluster transcriptional repressor MraZ gives rise to the protein MFLGTYTPKLDDKGRLTLPAKFREELAGGLMVTKGQDHSLAIYPKAEFEERARKAARVSRTNPEARAFIRNLAASADEQRPDGQGRITLSAPHRTYAGLTKECVVIGSVDFLEIWDAQAWADYQAETEDSFSSAEGDILGGLL